One part of the Streptomyces sp. NBC_00286 genome encodes these proteins:
- a CDS encoding VOC family protein has translation MNADDRNLLAEGSVATRLPAQDLDRARRFYSEQLGLEPVDERPGGLLYRCGGAEFALFKSTGASPGTFTQMGWQVDDIEAVVAQLKRRGVVFEDVDVPGFRTRNGIADIDGHYPSKGAKGERAVWFRDSEGNLLGIGQPVF, from the coding sequence ATGAACGCAGACGACAGGAACCTTCTGGCAGAGGGAAGCGTCGCGACCAGGCTTCCCGCTCAGGACCTGGACCGGGCGCGGCGTTTCTATTCCGAGCAGCTCGGTCTGGAGCCCGTCGACGAGCGGCCAGGTGGGCTGTTGTACCGGTGCGGAGGTGCGGAGTTCGCGCTGTTCAAGTCGACGGGAGCGTCTCCCGGCACCTTCACGCAGATGGGGTGGCAGGTCGACGACATCGAGGCAGTCGTGGCGCAGCTGAAGCGGCGCGGCGTGGTGTTCGAGGACGTCGACGTGCCCGGGTTCCGGACGAGAAACGGGATCGCGGACATCGACGGCCACTATCCGAGCAAGGGTGCAAAGGGCGAACGCGCCGTCTGGTTCCGCGACA
- a CDS encoding GtrA family protein: MKSPLAQKPETATSATPGPVASFLRFVLSGGGVGVLSSFAVTLLAMTMPWAVSNAIITVASTLLCTELHARFTFAKGRSAGWREHWQSAGSATAAYLATSIAMYVLHLAQPSAGTLTEQIVYLSASGLAGAGRFIVLRLYVFAGRRGRTGRTTRPLMRQGQGQGPVPAPGPTGVRQPSSKTWPNGSRPELAA, translated from the coding sequence ATGAAGTCGCCACTCGCACAGAAGCCCGAGACGGCGACTTCGGCCACCCCCGGCCCCGTCGCCTCCTTCCTACGGTTTGTGCTATCCGGAGGAGGCGTCGGGGTCCTGTCCAGCTTCGCGGTAACGCTGCTGGCCATGACCATGCCCTGGGCCGTCTCGAACGCGATCATCACCGTCGCCTCCACCCTGCTGTGCACCGAACTCCACGCCCGCTTCACCTTCGCCAAAGGCCGCAGTGCGGGTTGGCGAGAGCACTGGCAGTCCGCGGGCTCGGCAACCGCCGCGTACCTGGCGACCAGCATCGCCATGTACGTCCTGCACCTGGCCCAGCCCTCCGCCGGCACGCTGACCGAACAGATCGTCTACCTCAGCGCCTCCGGCCTCGCCGGCGCGGGCCGCTTTATCGTCCTGCGCCTCTACGTGTTCGCCGGCCGCCGCGGCCGGACGGGCCGGACCACACGACCGCTGATGCGGCAGGGGCAGGGGCAAGGGCCGGTGCCCGCGCCCGGCCCGACGGGAGTGCGGCAGCCGTCGAGCAAGACCTGGCCGAACGGCTCGCGACCAGAACTGGCGGCGTGA
- a CDS encoding DUF4097 family beta strand repeat-containing protein — MQNFTTPAPISAVLDIPAGRIKFIAADRADTTVEVLPADASKSRDVKAAEDFEVAYGDGVLRIKAPEAKNQYFGPSGSVDVTVHLPAGSRVEAKAASAEFRGVGRLGDVVFEGSHGPVEIDEAASVRVTASAGDVTVGRLGGSAEISTQKGDIKIAEAFSGTVTLRTQAGDVSVGAAAGVSASLDASTGYGRLNNSLKNTDGAAAGLTIHATTAHGDITARSL, encoded by the coding sequence ATGCAGAACTTCACCACCCCCGCCCCGATCTCCGCCGTCCTCGACATCCCCGCCGGGCGCATCAAGTTCATCGCCGCCGACCGGGCCGACACCACGGTCGAGGTCCTGCCCGCGGACGCCTCCAAGAGCCGCGACGTGAAGGCGGCCGAGGACTTCGAGGTCGCCTACGGCGACGGCGTCCTGCGGATCAAGGCTCCGGAGGCGAAGAACCAGTACTTCGGTCCCTCGGGCTCCGTCGATGTGACGGTTCACCTGCCGGCCGGTTCGCGGGTCGAGGCGAAGGCGGCCAGCGCTGAGTTCCGGGGCGTCGGGCGGCTCGGAGACGTCGTTTTCGAGGGCTCGCATGGCCCGGTCGAGATCGACGAGGCCGCGAGTGTCCGTGTCACCGCCTCTGCCGGTGACGTCACCGTCGGCCGCCTGGGCGGTTCGGCGGAGATCAGCACCCAGAAGGGCGACATCAAGATCGCCGAGGCCTTCTCCGGCACGGTCACGCTGCGCACTCAGGCGGGCGATGTGTCGGTCGGCGCCGCGGCCGGAGTCTCCGCCTCCCTGGACGCCTCCACCGGCTACGGCCGGCTCAACAACTCCCTGAAGAACACCGACGGCGCCGCCGCCGGCCTGACCATCCACGCGACCACGGCCCACGGCGACATCACCGCCCGCAGCCTCTGA
- a CDS encoding DUF485 domain-containing protein — translation MSYDPSPSYPVPPPHDSSPSYFTYPWAPDPQPEPEPARTQPRHVALGHHSDIRVLRTAYRWQRRVATLTALGYFTLFLVLSAYAPDFMTREVTDGLPLGLLLGLIQVPVTCAAIALYEFTARRGVDPIAERIRKQAELDAKRAEGDR, via the coding sequence ATGTCCTACGACCCCTCCCCGTCGTACCCAGTTCCACCGCCGCACGACTCGTCGCCCTCGTACTTCACCTATCCCTGGGCACCCGACCCGCAGCCGGAACCCGAACCCGCGCGCACCCAACCCCGGCACGTCGCCCTCGGCCACCACAGCGACATCCGCGTGCTGCGCACCGCGTACCGGTGGCAGCGGCGCGTGGCGACGCTCACCGCGCTGGGGTACTTCACGCTGTTTCTCGTCCTGTCCGCGTACGCGCCGGACTTCATGACGCGGGAGGTCACCGACGGACTGCCCCTCGGACTGCTGCTCGGGCTCATCCAGGTACCCGTCACCTGCGCGGCGATCGCGCTGTACGAGTTCACGGCCCGGCGCGGCGTCGATCCGATCGCCGAACGGATAAGGAAACAGGCCGAGTTGGACGCCAAGCGGGCGGAGGGCGACCGGTGA
- a CDS encoding sodium/solute symporter translates to MTGFSNSSQAMSLVAFTVIATITLLLCVMTGPDRDDLDEFYTGYSSMSPMRNGLAIAGDYISAATVLGTGGVIALFGYDGVVLALSTALSLMLLMFLLAEPLRNAGRFTMGDVFARRMPGRSVRIAACVVTLAALMPMMLVQLAGTGDLLAFLLGFSSDSLKTGCIIGLGTLMISYAAIGGMKGTALIQILKIVMLLGSGAVISVLILNQFDWNVGGLFSTAAESSGAGPAFLSSGLQFAGGPSPKLDMITSELTVVLGAAVLPHITMRMYTAGSAREVRRSMSWAVPAVALFVLIITVVGFGTVAMIGRDAITAVDPQGNTAYLLGSRAVFGADVSTAETLLFTTVTTAIFLTVLASVAGMILACANSLAHDVFAHGRKQLSPRREMTLARLSAAAVGVPTILLATLVQHRSLQPLVTLSFCLGASAIAPALVYGLFWRRYTRAGLLCTLIGGSVSTFVLMTGTNLVSGSPISAFPDHDFTWFPFTTTGLLSIPLGFAFGWLGTVLSGRRQAEEQRRQYEAVEGWILAGVVRRER, encoded by the coding sequence GTGACCGGGTTCAGCAATTCCTCGCAGGCGATGTCACTGGTGGCGTTCACCGTCATCGCCACCATCACGCTGCTGCTGTGCGTGATGACCGGCCCCGACCGCGACGACCTCGACGAGTTCTACACCGGCTACAGCTCGATGTCCCCGATGCGCAACGGCCTCGCCATCGCCGGCGACTACATCTCCGCCGCGACGGTGCTCGGCACGGGCGGCGTGATCGCGCTGTTCGGCTACGACGGGGTCGTACTCGCCCTGAGCACCGCCCTCTCCCTGATGCTGCTGATGTTCCTGCTGGCCGAACCGTTGCGCAACGCGGGCCGGTTCACCATGGGCGACGTGTTCGCGCGGCGGATGCCGGGACGCTCCGTACGCATCGCGGCCTGCGTCGTGACGCTGGCCGCGCTGATGCCGATGATGCTGGTCCAACTCGCGGGCACGGGCGATTTGTTGGCGTTTCTCCTCGGCTTCTCCAGCGACTCGCTGAAGACCGGCTGCATCATCGGGCTCGGCACGCTGATGATCAGCTACGCGGCGATCGGCGGCATGAAGGGCACCGCCCTCATCCAGATCCTGAAGATCGTGATGCTGCTCGGCTCCGGCGCCGTCATCTCCGTACTCATCCTGAACCAGTTCGACTGGAACGTCGGCGGCCTCTTCAGCACGGCGGCGGAGAGCAGCGGGGCGGGGCCGGCGTTCCTCAGCTCGGGGCTGCAGTTCGCCGGCGGGCCGAGTCCCAAGCTGGACATGATCACCTCAGAGCTGACGGTGGTCCTCGGCGCCGCGGTGCTGCCGCACATCACCATGCGCATGTACACCGCGGGCAGTGCGCGCGAGGTGCGCCGGTCGATGTCGTGGGCGGTGCCGGCCGTGGCGCTGTTCGTGCTGATCATCACGGTGGTCGGGTTCGGTACGGTCGCCATGATCGGGCGGGACGCGATCACCGCGGTGGATCCGCAGGGCAACACCGCTTATCTGCTGGGCTCGCGGGCCGTGTTCGGGGCGGATGTGTCGACGGCCGAGACGCTGTTGTTCACGACCGTCACCACCGCGATCTTCCTGACCGTGCTCGCGTCCGTGGCCGGGATGATCCTCGCCTGCGCCAACTCCCTCGCACATGACGTCTTCGCGCACGGCCGGAAGCAGTTGTCGCCCCGGCGTGAGATGACGCTGGCCCGGCTGTCCGCGGCAGCGGTGGGCGTGCCGACGATTCTGCTGGCCACGCTGGTCCAGCACCGCAGTCTGCAGCCGCTGGTGACGCTGTCGTTCTGCCTCGGCGCTTCGGCGATCGCGCCCGCGCTGGTGTACGGGCTCTTCTGGCGCCGCTACACCCGGGCGGGGCTGCTCTGCACGCTGATCGGCGGCTCGGTCAGCACGTTCGTGCTGATGACCGGGACCAACCTGGTCTCCGGGTCACCCATTTCGGCGTTCCCCGACCATGACTTCACCTGGTTCCCGTTCACCACGACCGGGCTGCTGTCCATTCCGCTCGGCTTCGCCTTCGGCTGGCTGGGGACGGTGCTGTCCGGGCGGCGGCAGGCGGAGGAACAGCGCAGGCAGTACGAGGCGGTCGAGGGGTGGATTCTGGCGGGCGTGGTCCGGCGAGAGCGTTAG
- a CDS encoding cellulose-binding protein codes for MSSATGASVSPHGFMAVRGRGYRPEQVDAYTTELSEDRDAAWERAARLTVLAKDMEAEAGRLAERVAGLPPQTYEALGEGAARLFELVKEEAAAVRERAHRDARCALEEAESEADRVREAAQAEADAVRGEADERARQRLLAAQAEADELLIAARLDAKEQRGEALAALRDMRERSEAKLAEQAKEHTDRLAELDRATEEQGAAIDERHAPQLARAEATLAEAERALSEAQSATRHLQEEAESQAAAILAEAQARETRIAHETERLLRAHADQRDEVQAHMNHVRDSLITLTGQATTD; via the coding sequence ATGAGCAGCGCAACGGGCGCATCGGTGTCGCCTCATGGCTTCATGGCCGTACGAGGCCGTGGTTACCGTCCCGAGCAGGTGGACGCGTACACCACGGAGCTCTCCGAGGACCGCGACGCCGCCTGGGAACGGGCCGCCCGCCTGACCGTACTGGCCAAGGACATGGAGGCGGAGGCGGGCCGGCTGGCCGAGCGGGTGGCCGGGCTCCCTCCGCAGACGTACGAGGCGCTCGGCGAAGGTGCCGCGCGGCTCTTCGAACTCGTCAAGGAGGAGGCGGCGGCTGTCCGCGAGAGGGCGCACCGGGACGCGAGGTGTGCCCTGGAGGAGGCGGAGTCCGAGGCCGACCGGGTACGCGAGGCGGCTCAGGCGGAGGCCGACGCGGTACGGGGCGAGGCCGACGAACGGGCGCGTCAGCGCCTGCTCGCCGCCCAGGCCGAGGCCGACGAACTGCTCATCGCCGCACGCCTGGACGCGAAGGAACAGCGCGGCGAGGCGTTGGCCGCGTTGCGCGACATGCGGGAGCGCTCGGAGGCGAAGCTCGCCGAGCAGGCCAAGGAACACACCGACCGCCTGGCGGAGCTCGACCGCGCGACAGAGGAACAGGGGGCCGCCATCGACGAACGGCACGCCCCGCAACTGGCCCGCGCGGAGGCCACCCTGGCCGAAGCCGAACGGGCCCTGTCCGAGGCCCAGTCGGCGACTCGCCACCTCCAGGAGGAGGCGGAGTCCCAGGCCGCGGCCATCCTGGCGGAGGCCCAGGCCCGCGAAACGAGAATCGCCCACGAAACAGAACGCCTGCTCCGCGCCCACGCGGACCAGCGGGATGAAGTACAGGCTCACATGAACCACGTACGAGACAGCCTGATCACACTGACGGGCCAGGCAACGACGGATTGA
- a CDS encoding SUKH-4 family immunity protein, with protein sequence MQGGSQLPRTAVAPAVDGQQTPGAPGTPGTPPPGGSQGAGAAGTPPPGSSYGYPQGPGASAPGGPQGTPPGAPGAPGTPPPGSAYGYPQGPGASAPGGAQGARPPGAPGTPPPGSASGSPQGPGASAPGGAQGAPPPGAPGTPPPPGSSYGYPQGSGAQGAPPPGAPGTPPPPPSSYGYPQAPGGAPGTPPSAGPNAPQPPAGTGGPGRPLAPNAGDIADAATSKAQSPPRGARGGGVSTPPPPGAPGTPGARPGGPPAPSGPGAPGASGGGGYVPTQLVSQLPSDGPEGPGTPGQSGAPGGPGAPQPPGAPNPPSGTPSGGVHHAATVFADPNQPGGSSGGPRSGGPKPPGPPGAPGRPGTPPPGAPQPPGAPGTPTDGVHHAATMLAGPGPGGASGPGAPQPPGAPGTPGAPKPPGAPGAPRQPGQPSGPGAPNPPSGTPAGGVHHAQTVLSGPGPAGPGTPPPPQAPGMPPGAPPQQPAPGHPVPGHPAPTPGHPTPGQPMPGQPPMPGPGGGPTPSQPMPGQPMPGGRPPAYGYPPQGGQPTVGPGYQAVLRYRAQDGSEQQLIRRSAPGTPHPEWQILHELRAMNVPPQQVLELHTELESCELPGAYCARMIRESWPQARITSIAPYGTDHASRQQGMAQLLAHQGELHQVADGPARPAPVRAPLPPVQPAPPIPPEAIGQELAAAFGPGIFRFDQAAVSRQGVPPIVAHTLVVAGLPVDMNPFFWAQAQPGRPVPTLAELAQDRGVQPASDAGSYLVMGSDFGKAICVQYGTANIVAVPVEAGPGGSPVPPQFVNTGLPEFARSLALLGRMWRLRFGLNQEQAGRWTVDFQAQLAALDPAALGSPESWWSVLLEQMWDGLL encoded by the coding sequence ATGCAGGGCGGCAGCCAGCTTCCGCGCACGGCGGTGGCTCCGGCGGTCGACGGGCAACAGACGCCGGGGGCGCCGGGTACGCCGGGTACGCCTCCGCCCGGTGGTTCGCAGGGGGCGGGCGCGGCCGGCACTCCGCCGCCCGGTTCGTCGTACGGGTATCCGCAGGGGCCGGGTGCGTCCGCTCCGGGTGGTCCGCAGGGGACGCCGCCAGGCGCACCGGGTGCACCTGGAACACCACCTCCGGGATCGGCATACGGATACCCGCAGGGTCCCGGTGCGTCCGCTCCAGGCGGTGCGCAGGGAGCACGGCCTCCGGGTGCGCCTGGAACACCGCCTCCGGGTTCGGCGTCCGGGTCCCCGCAGGGCCCTGGTGCGTCGGCTCCGGGTGGTGCGCAGGGAGCGCCGCCTCCGGGTGCGCCCGGAACACCGCCTCCGCCCGGCTCGTCGTACGGGTATCCCCAGGGCTCCGGCGCCCAGGGAGCCCCGCCTCCGGGAGCGCCCGGTACTCCGCCGCCTCCCCCTTCGTCGTACGGATACCCGCAGGCGCCCGGCGGCGCTCCGGGTACGCCGCCGTCCGCCGGGCCCAATGCCCCGCAGCCGCCCGCCGGTACGGGCGGGCCGGGGCGGCCGTTGGCGCCGAATGCCGGTGACATCGCTGACGCCGCGACCAGCAAGGCGCAGTCGCCGCCGCGTGGGGCGCGTGGCGGTGGCGTGAGTACGCCGCCTCCGCCGGGTGCGCCCGGGACGCCGGGGGCGCGGCCGGGCGGTCCGCCTGCGCCGTCCGGGCCCGGTGCGCCGGGCGCCTCGGGCGGCGGCGGGTACGTACCCACGCAACTCGTCTCGCAGCTTCCCTCTGACGGACCCGAGGGGCCGGGGACGCCCGGACAGTCGGGTGCGCCCGGCGGACCTGGTGCTCCGCAGCCGCCCGGTGCTCCCAACCCTCCGAGCGGTACGCCCTCGGGCGGCGTCCACCACGCGGCCACGGTGTTCGCCGACCCGAACCAGCCCGGCGGCAGCTCCGGCGGCCCCAGGTCCGGCGGTCCCAAGCCGCCGGGCCCGCCCGGTGCCCCCGGCCGGCCGGGTACGCCTCCGCCGGGTGCGCCGCAGCCTCCGGGTGCTCCGGGTACGCCGACCGATGGTGTCCACCACGCGGCGACCATGCTCGCCGGCCCCGGCCCTGGTGGCGCGTCCGGTCCCGGCGCACCGCAACCGCCGGGTGCTCCCGGCACCCCGGGCGCGCCCAAGCCGCCCGGCGCTCCCGGTGCCCCTCGCCAGCCCGGTCAGCCTTCAGGTCCCGGCGCCCCGAACCCTCCGAGCGGCACGCCCGCCGGTGGCGTCCACCACGCCCAGACGGTGCTGTCCGGCCCTGGTCCCGCGGGCCCGGGTACGCCCCCGCCGCCGCAGGCTCCGGGGATGCCGCCGGGTGCGCCGCCTCAGCAACCCGCGCCAGGCCATCCGGTACCGGGTCATCCGGCACCGACGCCAGGCCATCCGACACCAGGTCAGCCGATGCCGGGCCAGCCCCCGATGCCGGGCCCGGGCGGCGGACCGACCCCCAGTCAGCCGATGCCCGGTCAGCCCATGCCGGGCGGCCGGCCCCCGGCCTACGGCTACCCTCCGCAGGGCGGCCAGCCGACCGTAGGCCCCGGCTATCAGGCCGTACTCCGTTACCGCGCGCAGGACGGTTCCGAGCAGCAGCTCATCCGCCGCTCGGCGCCCGGCACCCCGCACCCGGAGTGGCAGATCCTGCACGAGCTGCGTGCGATGAACGTGCCCCCGCAGCAGGTGCTCGAGCTGCACACGGAGCTGGAGTCCTGCGAACTGCCGGGCGCGTACTGTGCGCGGATGATCCGCGAGAGCTGGCCGCAGGCGAGGATCACCAGCATCGCCCCGTACGGCACGGACCACGCGAGCCGTCAGCAGGGCATGGCCCAACTCCTCGCACACCAGGGCGAGTTGCACCAGGTCGCGGACGGCCCCGCACGGCCGGCACCGGTGCGTGCGCCGCTGCCGCCGGTGCAGCCCGCGCCGCCGATCCCGCCGGAGGCGATCGGTCAGGAGCTGGCGGCGGCGTTCGGACCGGGGATTTTCCGGTTCGACCAGGCGGCGGTGTCCCGGCAGGGAGTGCCCCCGATCGTGGCGCACACCCTGGTCGTGGCCGGGCTGCCCGTGGACATGAACCCGTTCTTCTGGGCCCAGGCCCAGCCGGGCCGCCCGGTCCCCACGCTCGCCGAACTGGCTCAGGACCGCGGGGTGCAGCCGGCCTCGGACGCGGGCTCGTACCTCGTCATGGGCAGCGACTTCGGCAAGGCGATCTGCGTCCAGTACGGCACGGCGAACATCGTGGCCGTACCGGTCGAGGCGGGACCGGGCGGATCACCCGTACCGCCGCAGTTCGTGAACACGGGGCTGCCTGAGTTCGCCCGCAGCCTGGCGCTGCTGGGCAGGATGTGGCGCCTGCGGTTCGGCCTGAACCAGGAGCAGGCGGGCCGCTGGACCGTCGACTTCCAGGCCCAGCTCGCCGCCCTCGACCCGGCGGCACTCGGTTCGCCGGAGAGCTGGTGGTCGGTGCTGCTGGAACAGATGTGGGACGGCTTGCTCTGA
- a CDS encoding SMI1/KNR4 family protein, producing the protein MTTGRLGQQAAPPNAAYAGQVVHFPDPVRAARHPRGVRVDEYGYPDFSDYARAAAEIAEPPEGFGVDELRLTDYVSANAALAATGHDLWDTIPSVATPHGWTWHHVPGSRRLELVPVEVKALLRHHGGLATAAVDQNKRGTRPLQETRPVHFGLPKTSVAVNEQLVQGVEEDLGYRLPGAYRSFLKAAGGCAPVGAALDAELGLLVDQPFFTVRDEAAVNDLVYVNKCLRDHLTKDYLGVGFVQGGLLAVKVKGERVGSVWFCAFDDARDQDAWPPPERVQRLLLPCGDDFDQFLGRLAGNPPELETVANLMVDGGFARAVSVSSVGE; encoded by the coding sequence ATGACGACAGGTCGGCTCGGGCAGCAAGCCGCGCCGCCGAACGCGGCTTATGCCGGGCAGGTCGTACATTTTCCGGATCCGGTCCGGGCTGCCCGTCACCCCAGAGGTGTACGGGTCGACGAGTACGGCTACCCCGACTTCTCGGACTATGCGCGTGCCGCGGCGGAGATCGCCGAGCCGCCCGAGGGCTTCGGTGTCGATGAACTGCGGCTGACGGACTATGTGTCGGCGAACGCGGCGTTGGCGGCCACGGGGCACGACCTGTGGGACACGATTCCGTCGGTGGCGACTCCGCATGGCTGGACCTGGCATCACGTTCCGGGTTCGCGGCGGCTGGAGTTGGTGCCGGTCGAGGTGAAGGCTCTGCTGCGGCATCATGGCGGGCTCGCGACGGCTGCGGTCGACCAGAACAAGAGGGGTACGCGGCCGTTGCAGGAGACGCGGCCGGTGCATTTCGGGCTGCCGAAGACGTCGGTCGCGGTGAACGAGCAGCTGGTGCAGGGCGTCGAGGAGGACCTGGGGTACCGGCTTCCGGGTGCCTATCGCTCGTTCCTGAAGGCGGCGGGCGGCTGTGCTCCGGTGGGGGCCGCGCTGGACGCCGAGTTGGGTCTGCTGGTCGATCAGCCGTTCTTCACGGTGCGCGACGAGGCGGCCGTGAACGATCTCGTGTACGTCAACAAGTGTCTGCGCGACCACCTCACCAAGGATTACCTGGGAGTCGGCTTTGTGCAGGGCGGGTTGCTCGCGGTGAAGGTGAAGGGCGAGCGGGTCGGGTCGGTGTGGTTCTGCGCGTTCGACGACGCGCGTGACCAGGACGCGTGGCCGCCGCCGGAGCGGGTGCAGCGGCTGTTGCTGCCCTGTGGTGACGACTTCGACCAGTTCCTGGGCCGGCTGGCGGGCAATCCGCCGGAGCTGGAGACCGTGGCGAACCTGATGGTGGACGGCGGCTTCGCGCGAGCCGTGTCCGTCTCTTCGGTGGGGGAGTGA
- a CDS encoding YwqJ-related putative deaminase has product MSATQTGRSGDPRVGWSTTERPHAPTLQHRRDGILPTVAAALSVRGATLTGTAARGDQLPELHPLVRDFLDTLTSAQRDRFTGRCAETILISRHLGAADAARSKRAARKPMTNSEARKSLKNAKLTARYIREDGDPLHGGFATPCRSCAALSAHFGVRIVDPTTPEK; this is encoded by the coding sequence ATGAGCGCTACGCAGACGGGCAGATCCGGTGACCCTCGGGTCGGCTGGAGCACCACCGAACGACCCCACGCGCCCACCCTCCAGCACCGCCGCGACGGCATACTCCCCACCGTCGCCGCCGCCCTCTCCGTACGCGGCGCCACCCTCACCGGCACCGCCGCACGCGGCGACCAGCTCCCCGAACTCCACCCCCTCGTACGAGACTTCCTCGACACCCTCACCAGCGCCCAGCGCGACCGCTTCACCGGCCGGTGCGCCGAGACCATCCTGATCTCCCGGCACCTCGGCGCCGCCGACGCGGCCCGCTCCAAAAGAGCCGCCCGCAAGCCCATGACCAACAGCGAAGCCCGCAAATCCCTCAAAAACGCCAAACTCACCGCCCGCTACATCCGCGAGGACGGCGACCCCCTGCACGGCGGCTTCGCCACACCCTGCCGCTCCTGCGCCGCACTCAGCGCCCACTTCGGCGTACGCATCGTCGACCCGACGACACCGGAGAAGTGA
- a CDS encoding SUKH-3 domain-containing protein, producing MHADRSTSTTRFPVPVDAALRAAGWQPGRWDIRQAEYWADTLRNHESPAGHRHAVFPAAVEAWAEFGGLHVPVSGPGRQVAPSPLHLDPLHGLHMARTLADLGRALDAQVCPLGEESESRALLAIDSEGRVYTLDHTGDWYLGPDVDQALTGLLSGIEPVRLTTG from the coding sequence ATGCACGCCGACCGCTCCACCTCCACGACCCGCTTCCCCGTACCCGTCGACGCCGCACTGCGCGCCGCCGGATGGCAGCCGGGCCGCTGGGACATAAGGCAGGCCGAGTACTGGGCCGACACCCTGCGCAACCACGAGTCCCCGGCCGGACACCGGCACGCCGTGTTCCCGGCGGCCGTCGAAGCGTGGGCGGAGTTCGGCGGACTCCACGTGCCCGTCTCGGGCCCCGGCCGCCAGGTCGCCCCGTCCCCCCTCCACCTCGACCCGCTGCACGGCCTGCACATGGCCCGTACGCTCGCCGACCTCGGCCGCGCCCTGGACGCCCAGGTCTGCCCGCTCGGCGAGGAATCCGAGAGCCGCGCACTGCTCGCGATCGACTCCGAGGGCCGCGTCTACACGCTCGACCACACGGGCGACTGGTATCTGGGCCCGGATGTCGACCAGGCGCTTACGGGGCTGCTGTCGGGCATCGAGCCGGTACGACTGACGACGGGCTGA
- a CDS encoding sensor histidine kinase has protein sequence MTTTGEDRITAGTGPWWWVRQRSAWLDGGLALASAVECGFEGVEFARDAGLAEPVGAVFGVLAGSVLLLRRRWPIAVVLVSIAITPAAMGFLMGIVALYTLAASELPRRIIGALASMSMVGVLIVAYVRAHQGVVRGDAAFGEWAVPFLSLTTSLGLTAPPILLGLYVGARRRLMESLRERADSLERELQLLAERAEERAEWARNEERTRIAREMHDVVAHRVSLMVVHAAALQAVARKDPEKAVKNAALVGDMGRQALTELREMLGVLRTGDGLSPRTQPVPLAAVGAAAAAAASRAVDDEGGEGPCLADLDELLGQSAAAGMAVDLSVDGDSRAYAPEVEQTAYRVVQEALTNVHKHAAGAKTHVRLAHRSAEIAMQVENEPPPEPDAASGARLPSGGNGLVGMKERVAALGGVFVSGPTDAGGFRVSAVIPAEG, from the coding sequence ATGACCACGACGGGGGAAGACCGCATCACGGCCGGGACGGGGCCGTGGTGGTGGGTGCGGCAGCGTAGTGCGTGGCTCGATGGTGGGCTGGCGTTGGCGTCTGCTGTCGAGTGTGGGTTCGAAGGTGTGGAGTTCGCGCGCGATGCCGGGTTGGCGGAGCCGGTGGGCGCGGTTTTCGGGGTGTTGGCGGGGTCCGTACTGCTGTTGCGGCGGCGGTGGCCGATTGCTGTCGTGCTGGTGTCGATCGCGATCACGCCTGCCGCGATGGGCTTTCTGATGGGGATCGTCGCGCTCTACACGCTGGCCGCTTCGGAGTTGCCCCGGCGGATCATCGGTGCGCTGGCGTCGATGTCGATGGTCGGGGTGCTGATCGTCGCGTATGTGCGGGCGCATCAGGGTGTCGTACGCGGTGATGCGGCGTTCGGTGAGTGGGCCGTGCCGTTCTTGTCGCTGACGACCTCGCTGGGGCTGACGGCGCCGCCGATTCTGCTCGGTTTGTATGTGGGCGCGCGGCGGCGGCTGATGGAGAGCCTGCGGGAGCGGGCGGACTCCCTGGAGCGGGAGTTGCAGTTGCTGGCCGAGCGGGCCGAGGAGCGGGCCGAGTGGGCGCGGAACGAGGAGCGGACGCGGATCGCGCGTGAGATGCATGACGTGGTCGCGCACCGGGTGAGTTTGATGGTGGTGCATGCGGCGGCTCTGCAGGCCGTTGCCCGGAAGGATCCGGAGAAGGCGGTCAAGAACGCGGCGCTGGTGGGGGACATGGGCCGGCAGGCGTTGACGGAGCTGCGGGAGATGTTGGGGGTGTTGCGTACGGGGGACGGCCTGTCGCCGCGTACGCAGCCGGTACCGCTCGCGGCGGTGGGTGCGGCGGCGGCTGCCGCGGCGTCGCGGGCCGTCGATGACGAGGGTGGCGAGGGGCCGTGCCTGGCCGATCTGGACGAGTTGCTCGGGCAGTCGGCGGCGGCCGGGATGGCCGTGGATCTGTCCGTCGACGGCGACTCGCGTGCGTATGCGCCGGAGGTGGAGCAGACCGCGTACCGCGTGGTGCAGGAGGCGTTGACGAACGTGCACAAGCATGCGGCGGGTGCGAAGACGCATGTGCGGCTGGCGCATCGTTCGGCGGAGATCGCGATGCAGGTGGAGAACGAGCCGCCGCCGGAGCCGGACGCGGCGTCGGGTGCGCGTCTGCCGAGCGGCGGGAACGGTTTGGTGGGCATGAAAGAGCGGGTTGCCGCGCTGGGCGGGGTGTTCGTGTCGGGGCCGACGGACGCGGGTGGTTTCCGGGTGTCCGCGGTGATTCCCGCGGAGGGCTGA